In Clostridium sp. JN-1, one genomic interval encodes:
- a CDS encoding YtxH domain-containing protein, with product MHKRFVTTVTAGAILGAAAMGMMFMPGLDRSTKKRVRKTARCMRNAAGDVFDDMRGFMR from the coding sequence ATGCATAAAAGATTTGTAACTACTGTGACAGCTGGAGCAATACTAGGTGCAGCAGCAATGGGAATGATGTTTATGCCGGGACTTGATAGGTCAACTAAGAAGAGAGTAAGAAAAACTGCTAGATGTATGAGAAATGCTGCTGGGGATGTGTTTGATGACATGAGAGGTTTTATGAGATAA